In the genome of Megalops cyprinoides isolate fMegCyp1 chromosome 7, fMegCyp1.pri, whole genome shotgun sequence, one region contains:
- the LOC118780638 gene encoding teashirt homolog 2 has translation MPRRKQQAPKRAAVYMPDDDVSLRDSIAEDEGENDTLTEEECSEKTSPKVQEDKEADNKSSYSYQNSPISVLSNQEAELESRLSDASDRLSDFKSTSPPESHKDEESRTSKLKDEMNSSLEKMRAAYANFLSDSYWSGIGLDLKAGSNASKGSCDSTNGSAKSEFDWHQDALSKTLQQTLSPKPVSKPNLFSSVHLYRQSSKACGAVFTGASRFRCKDCSAAYDTLVELTVHMNKSGHYQDDNHSRQGSASASSSKMRKRNLQDMEGKEDAQKVLKCMFCGHSFDSLQDLSVHMIKTKHYQKVPLKEPIPVIAPKLVPPAKKRAYEVTRPCSPDSTTGLSGYIDAQRVSSLHGSHSNRYGYQNGASYTWQFETCKSQILKCMECGSSHDTLQQLTTHMMVTGHFIKVTSSASKKGKQLALDPLALEKMQALAEPPASETQSEGDGEKVSVKSAATGDAEKDAQKEETTEKTTGSKAEEEEVKDDKQDEKRGEDQKPGDGSFKYPYLREEDLEQVSGGGGDILKSLANTVASAINKAQTGTPSWSAYPSIHAAYQLSGVIKTAPLSASPPIPLKQTFNNKLRAIAPKGKFYQAAAGAECFQGQRHSADIKKERGSTCDGKDSQSAKFDRAENDDSDGQDDSSSSSKPDTDFVKEGSDAIKGKLSPDFSDRDKASPSPPASNGCSHASALVNDSPEILGINPLSALQSVLNNHLGKANKPSNSRAEATLTARTQSLFSKPNRGLEKPALALVPPGAGRVKSSFLFESNDQPIDLTKYKNHKVSSLLQSSTPVPQKHALSDIADMVKVLPKATTPKPSMPSRMPTMKLETDVRRFEDVSAEMYSVHKRKGRQSNWNPQHLLILQAQFASSLFQTSEGKYLLSDLGPQERMHISKFTGLSMTTISHWLANVKYQLRKTGGTKFLKNMDTGNPVFYCNDCASQFRTPSAFITHLESHLGFQIKDMSKLPIEHQTKVEPELSKALGVRATETPATDEDPDSKFKCKLCSRTFASNHAVKLHLSKTHSKSPENHSQYVEMDNE, from the coding sequence TGTATATGCCCGATGATGACGTCAGCCTCCGGGACTCCATTGCGGAGGATGAAGGAGAGAACGACACCCTGACCGAGGAGGAGTGCTCCGAAAAGACCAGCCCCAAGGTGCAGGAGGACAAGGAGGCCGACAACAAGAGCAGCTACAGCTACCAGAACTCCCCCATCAGCGTCCTCTCCAACCAGGAGGCCGAGCTCGAGTCCCGCCTCAGCGACGCCAGCGACCGGCTCTCAGACTTCAAGAGCACCTCGCCGCCCGAGAGCCACAAGGATGAGGAGAGCCGCACCTCCAAGCTGAAGGACGAGATGAACAGCAGCCTGGAGAAGATGAGGGCCGCTTACGCCAACTTCCTGTCCGATTCCTATTGGTCGGGGATCGGGCTCGACCTGAAGGCGGGCAGCAACGCCAGCAAGGGCAGCTGCGACAGCACCAATGGAAGCGCCAAGAGCGAGTTTGACTGGCACCAGGACGCCCTGTCCAAAACTCTACAGCAGACCCTCTCCCCGAAGCCCGTCTCCAAGCCCAACCTGTTCAGCTCCGTCCACCTGTACAGGCAGAGCAGCAAGGCGTGCGGCGCCGTGTTCACGGGGGCCAGCCGCTTCCGCTGCAAGGACTGCAGCGCGGCCTACGACACCCTGGTGGAGCTCACCGTGCACATGAACAAGAGCGGGCACTACCAAGACGACAACCACAGCAGGCAAGGCAGCGCCTCCGCGTCCTCGTCCAAAATGCGGAAGCGGAACCTGCAGGACATGGAGGGGAAAGAGGACGCCCAGAAGGTCCTCAAGTGCATGTTCTGTGGCCATTCTTTCGACTCCCTCCAGGACTTAAGCGTCCACATGATAAAAACTAAGCATTACCAAAAAGTGCCTTTGAAAGAACCCATTCCCGTAATCGCGCCCAAGTTAGTTCCGCCAGCAAAGAAACGGGCATACGAGGTCACCAGGCCGTGTTCTCCTGACTCGACCACGGGGTTGTCTGGCTACATCGACGCGCAGAGGGTTTCCAGCCTTCATGGGTCGCACAGCAACCGCTACGGGTATCAGAATGGGGCCAGCTATACGTGGCAGTTTGAAACGTGCAAGTCTCAGATTCTGAAGTGCATGGAGTGTGGAAGCTCACACGACACCCTCCAGCAGCTCACCACTCACATGATGGTCACAGGACACTTCATCAAAGTCACCAGCTCTGCATCCAAAAAGGGGAAACAGCTGGCCCTGGACCCTCTGGCGCTGGAGAAGATGCAGGCCTTAGCTGAGCCCCCAGCGAGTGAAACCCAGAGTGAGGGGGATGGCGAAAAGGTCTCGGTGAAGAGTGCAGCTACTGGGGATGCCGAGAAGGATGCCCAGAAGGAAGAGACCACCGAAAAAACCACAGGCAGCAAAGCCGAGGAAGAGGAAGTCAAAGACGACAAACAGGACGAAAAGCGGGGTGAGGATCAAAAGCCAGGGGATGGATCTTTCAAGTACCCATATCTGCGTGAAGAGGACCTTGAGCAGGTCTCTGGTGGAGGAGGGGACATCCTGAAGTCTTTAGCCAACACGGTGGCCTCTGCCATCAACAAAGCCCAGACGGGGACACCCAGCTGGAGTGCCTATCCCAGCATCCATGCAGCCTACCAGCTCTCCGGCGTTATCAAGACCGCCCCTCTGTCTGCGTCGCCGCCCATCCCGCTGAAGCAGACCTTCAACAACAAGCTGAGGGCCATTGCGCCGAAAGGGAAGTTTTATCAGGCTGCCGCAGGGGCCGAGTGCTTCCAGGGCCAGCGTCACAGCGCCGACATCAAAAAGGAAAGGGGCAGCACGTGCGACGGCAAGGACAGTCAGAGCGCCAAGTTTGATCGGGCAGAAAACGATGACAGCGACGGTCAGGAcgactcctcttcctcctccaagCCCGACACGGACTTCGTGAAAGAAGGGAGCGACGCGATCAAAGGGAAGCTGAGCCCGGATTTCTCCGACAGAGACAAGGCGTCACCAAGCCCTCCTGCCAGCAACGGATGCAGCCATGCTTCAGCACTTGTCAATGACTCTCCTGAGATCCTGGGCATAAATCCGCTAAGTGCACTGCAGTCTGTTCTGAACAATCATTTGGGGAAAGCCAACAAGCCCTCCAATTCGAGAGCGGAAGCCACGCTCACTGCTCGCACCCAGTCCTTATTCTCCAAGCCAAACAGAGGGCTGGAGAAGCCTGCCCTGGCGCTTGTCCCCCCAGGAGCGGGGAGGGTGAAAAGCTCCTTTCTGTTCGAGAGCAACGACCAGCCGATCGACTTGACAAAGTATAAAAACCACAAGGTGAGCTCTCTCCTGCAGTCCTCCACTCCAGTGCCGCAGAAACACGCTCTCTCCGACATCGCAGATATGGTCAAGGTTCTTCCAAAAGCCACCACGCCCAAACCTTCAATGCCTTCACGGATGCCTACCATGAAACTTGAAACGGACGTGCGGCGCTTCGAGGACGTGTCCGCCGAGATGTACTCGGTGCACAAGCGGAAGGGCAGGCAGTCCAACTGGAACCCGCAGCACCTGCTCATCCTGCAAGCCCAGTTTGCCTCCAGCCTCTTTCAGACCTCCGAGGGCAAGTACCTGCTGTCAGACCTCGGCCCTCAGGAGCGGATGCACATCTCCAAGTTCACCGGGTTGTCCATGACCACCATTAGCCACTGGCTGGCTAACGTCAAATATCAGCTGAGGAAAACGGGCGGGACCAAATTCCTGAAGAACATGGACACGGGCAATCCGGTCTTCTACTGCAACGACTGCGCCTCTCAGTTCAGGACACCGTCTGCTTTCATAACCCACCTGGAGTCCCACCTGGGATTTCAGATAAAAGACATGAGCAAACTGCCCATAGAGCATCAGACAAAAGTAGAGCCGGAGCTGTCCAAGGCTCTGGGCGTCAGGGCGACAGAGACACCGGCCACAGACGAAGACCCTGACTctaaattcaaatgtaaactTTGCAGTCGGACATTCGCCAGCAACCACGCTGTCAAGCTTCACTTGAGCAAAACTCACAGCAAATCACCCGAGAACCATTCACAATATGTTGAAATGGACAACGAATAG